The Brassica napus cultivar Da-Ae chromosome C7, Da-Ae, whole genome shotgun sequence genome has a segment encoding these proteins:
- the LOC125590688 gene encoding calcium uniporter protein 1, mitochondrial-like gives MENVATRQLSILPDFQVTKSIEGLLPLPQIRNPNDPRRKELKELEAINKVIDQKSHSLVRRELQAGHGYMILQTALFMRLTFWELTWDVMEPICFYRKLMEAQDFDAGRYDELKMLFNPKPSSARVSKILGTIQN, from the exons ATGGAAAATGTGGCAACACGTCAACTTTCAATATTACCGGATTTCCAA GTAACCAAGTCCATCGAGGGCCTGCTTCCTTTACCACAGATCCGTAACCCAAACGACCCAAGAAGAAAGGAGCTAAAAGAGCTTGAAGCCATAAACAAGGTCATTGACCAGAAATCACATTCCTTGGTGAGGAGAGAGCTTCAGGCTGGTCATGGTTACATGATCCTCCAGACCGCATTGTTCATGAGGCTAACCTTCTGGGAACTCACATGGGACGTTATGGAGCCAATCTGTTTCTAT AGGAAACTGATGGAGGCTCAAGATTTTGATGCTGGGAGGTATGATGAGCTGAAGATGCTGTTTAATCCAAAGCCTTCTTCAGCTCGTGTTTCCAAGATTCTTGGAACTATACAGAATTAA
- the BNAC07G46340D gene encoding uncharacterized protein BNAC07G46340D has translation MGICSSSESTQVATAKLILQDGRMIEFTSPVKVGYVLQKYPMCFICNSDDMDFDDAVSAISADEELQLGQIYFALPLRWLREPLRADEMATLAVKASAALMQSGGGGGSCRRKRVDPIVAGESLKRFGSGDDTVGSGGGRRKGRDGDGGASSSSSGRRRKCYAAELSAIEE, from the coding sequence ATGGGTATATGCAGTTCGAGCGAGTCGACTCAAGTGGCGACGGCGAAACTGATTTTGCAAGACGGGAGGATGATAGAGTTTACGAGCCCCGTGAAAGTAGGATACGTTTTGCAAAAGTATCCCATGTGTTTTATCTGCAACTCAGACGATATGGACTTCGACGACGCCGTTTCAGCTATTAGCGCCGACGAGGAGCTTCAGCTAGGTCAGATATACTTCGCGCTTCCTCTTCGTTGGCTTCGTGAGCCGCTTAGAGCGGATGAGATGGCTACATTGGCCGTTAAAGCTAGCGCTGCGCTCATGCAAAGCGGTGGCGGTGGAGGAAGTTGTCGCCGGAAACGTGTAGATCCTATTGTCGCTGGTGAGTCTCTGAAGAGATTTGGCTCCGGTGATGATACAGTGGGATCCGGCGGTGGTAGAAGGAAAGGCAGAGACGGTGACGGTGGTGCTAGTAGCAGTAGTAGTGGCCGGAGGAGGAAGTGTTACGCGGCGGAGCTGAGTGCGATAGAAGAGTGA
- the LOC106409284 gene encoding elongation of fatty acids protein 3-like, whose product MSTALISSLTYYLSEHPYIVGFRWGHSQSWGSTWSFLITSIFLYIAVSSSLHIILSAFLPRNRSVSLGHIPDIHSLLMSILSATIFAGILLSTAAEIRDTRWFWRRSKTATPLQWLLCFPLGTRASGRVFFWSYVFYLTRFLHMLRTIFAVFCRRRLAVSQLFCNSAMAFTSFLWLEFSQSYQVLAILSTTLVYSVVYGYRFWTGFGLPGSTFPSFVVNCQLVLVVCNLVSHAGVLAMHLIKGGCNGIGAWGLNSVLNGASLLLFLNFYMRMHSPMRRHFINTSPELEPSNAKELTFED is encoded by the coding sequence ATGTCTACGGCTCTTATTAGCTCTCTCACCTACTACCTCTCCGAACATCCATACATCGTCGGTTTCCGCTGGGGCCACAGCCAATCATGGGGCTCCACGTGGTCATTTCTCATCACCTCGATATTTCTCTACATCGCCGTCTCCTCCTCCCTCCACATCATCCTCTCCGCCTTCCTCCCCCGTAACCGCTCCGTTTCTTTAGGCCACATCCCAGATATCCATAGCCTCCTCATGTCAATCCTCTCCGCCACCATTTTCGCCGGAATCCTCCTCTCCACCGCCGCGGAAATACGCGACACACGGTGGTTCTGGCGCCGGAGCAAAACCGCCACTCCTCTCCAGTGGCTCCTCTGCTTCCCGCTCGGCACGCGCGCCTCCGGTCGCGTCTTCTTCTGGTCCTACGTGTTTTACCTCACGCGGTTCCTCCACATGCTCCGAACGATCTTCGCCGTCTTCTGTCGCCGGAGGCTCGCCGTGTCTCAGCTCTTCTGCAACTCCGCCATGGCGTTCACGTCTTTCCTCTGGCTCGAGTTCTCGCAGTCGTACCAGGTTCTGGCCATTCTGTCGACGACGCTGGTTTACTCTGTCGTTTACGGTTACAGATTCTGGACCGGGTTTGGTTTACCCGGTTCGACATTTCCTTCGTTCGTGGTGAATTGTCAGCTGGTTCTCGTGGTTTGTAATCTCGTGTCCCACGCTGGGGTTCTTGCGATGCACCTCATTAAAGGCGGATGCAATGGGATCGGCGCGTGGGGTTTAAACTCTGTCCTCAACGGTGCGAGTTTGTtgctttttcttaatttttacatGAGAATGCATTCGCCGATGCGACGTCATTTTATCAACACTTCGCCGGAACTTGAACCTAGTAATGCAAAAGAATTAACTTTCGAGGATTAG
- the LOC106409188 gene encoding transcription factor HHO5-like, with product MVQTDTDRRMGLNLNISHYSLAKPLSQFLNDVSKIKDNHSKLFEIDGYVGKLEEERKKIDVFKRELPLCMLLMNEAIERLKQEASSVQGVELETDNKKNWMSSAQLWISNTNSQFQSTNEEEDRCVTHNNANQRGAILSFNVPPPPPPTAPLSLPTSEILTDYSSRIEQSHPIQKKDVRRKWSEDLHRRFVDALQKIGGSQVATPKQIRDIMKVDGLTNDEIKSHLQKYRMHIRKHPLHPAKILIASDQHGLLDRETQNLDSPQGPLVDRGCWFSNNGGHSSEEEEKSDGRSWRSGSRRKRQGLGS from the exons ATGGTGCAAACAGATACAGATCGAAGAATGGGTCTTAATTTGAATATCTCTCATTACTCTTTAGCAAAACCATTATCTCAATTTCTCAACGATGTATCCAAAATCAAAGACAATCATTCGAAACTGTTTGAAATCGATGGATATGTTGGAAAGTTGGaggaagagaggaagaagatcgATGTTTTCAAACGTGAACTCCCTCTATGCATGCTCTTGATGAACGAAG CGATTGAGAGGTTGAAGCAAGAGGCTTCATCAGTACAAGGGGTAGAACTGGAAACTGATAATAAGAAGAACTGGATGAGCTCTGCTCAGTTATGGATCTCGAACACTAACTCCCAGTTTCAATCG acaaacgaagaagaagaccgGTGTGTGACTCATAATAACGCTAACCAACGAGGGGCAATTCTGTCATTTAACGtccctccaccaccaccacctacaGCTCCTCTGTCTCTTCCAACGTCAGAAATATTGACTGACTATAGCAGCAGAATTGAGCAGAGTCATCCAATTCAGAAGAAAGATGTGAGAAGGAAATGGTCTGAGGATCTTCACCGGAGGTTCGTTGATGCTCTTCAGAAGATTGGAGGGTCACAAG TGGCAACACCAAAGCAAATTAGAGATATCATGAAAGTTGATGGTTTAACCAATGATGAAATCAAGAGCCATTTACAG AAATATAGAATGCATATCCGAAAGCATCCTCTGCATCCAGCAAAGATTTTGATTGCCTCTGATCAGCATGGCTTGTTAGATAGGGAAACACAGAACTTGGATTCGCCACAAGGCCCGCTTGTTGATAGAGGTTGTTGGTTCAGTAATAATGGTGGGCATAGctcagaggaagaagagaaatcTGATGGACGTAGCTGGAGAAGTGGATCAAGGAGGAAGAGACAAGGGTTGGGATCTTGA
- the LOC106409758 gene encoding oxygen-evolving enhancer protein 1, chloroplastic, translating to MAAVTTVALQSLTAAKLHPPSQSVSKSFKPVTRRVSCSLHDDLKNLSLNCVEATKIAGFALATSALVVSGASAEGVPKRLTYEEIQSKTYMEVKGTGTANQCPTIEGGLESFAIKPGKYYAKKVCLEPTSFTVKAEGVSKNAKPVFQNTKLMTRLTYTLDEIEGPFDVASDGTVRFLEKDGIDYAAVTVQLPGGERVPFLFTIKQLVASGKPESFGGDFLVPSYRGSSFLDPKGRGGSTGYDNAVALPARGDDEELDKENNKNTAASVGEITFSVTKSKPESGEVIGLFESIQPSDTDLGAKTPKDVKIQGIWYAKLEQ from the exons ATGGCTGCCGTTACCACCGTGGCTCTGCAGTCTCTCACAGCCGCAAAACTCCACCCTCCTTCTCAGAGCGTCTCTAAATCCTTCAAGCCGGTGACGAGGCGTGTCTCCTGCTCCCTCCACGACGATCTTAAGAACTTGAGTCTGAACTGCGTTGAGGCTACCAAGATCGCTGGTTTTGCACTAGCCACCTCTGCTCTTGTAGTCTCG GGTGCAAGTGCAGAAGGAGTGCCGAAGAGGCTAACATACGAGGAGATACAGAGCAAGACATACATGGAAGTGAAAGGAACTGGAACCGCTAATCAGTGTCCAACCATTGAAGGTGGCTTGGAGTCATTCGCCATTAAGCCAGGCAAATACTACGCCAAGAAAGTCTGCTTGGAGCCAACTTCATTCACCGTCAAAGCAGAAGGTGTTAGCAAGAACGCCAAACCGGTTTTTCAAAACACCAAGCTCATGACCCGTCTTACCTACACACTCGACGAAATCGAAGGCCCTTTTGAT GTAGCATCTGATGGAACGGTGAGGTTTCTTGAGAAAGACGGTATAGATTACGCTGCAGTGACAGTACAACTTCCAGGTGGTGAGCGCGTACCGTTCTTGTTCACCATCAAGCAGCTCGTGGCATCGGGTAAACCAGAGAGCTTTGGAGGAGATTTCTTGGTGCCATCTTATAGAGGCTCGTCTTTCTTGGACCCAAAAGGCCGAGGTGGCTCTACAGGGTATGATAATGCAGTTGCATTACCAGCTAGAGGGGACGATGAAGAGTTGGATAAGGAGAATAACAAGAACACAGCTGCTTCTGTTGGTGAGATAACATTCAGTGTAACAAAGAGTAAACCCGAGAGCGGTGAAGTGATAGGTTTGTTTGAGAGTATTCAGCCTTCGGATACTGACTTGGGTGCTAAAACTCCTAAGGATGTCAAGATCCAGGGTATCTGGTATGCTAAACTTGAGCAATAG
- the LOC106407207 gene encoding protein misato homolog 1, whose translation MREIVTIQVGEFANFVGSHFWNFQDELLGLASDPESDPIFRNNNLDMDVLYRSGETQQGVSTYTPRLLSINFKGSLGSMSSHGTLYNQASSSRSDSSQTWFGDVDTQRSEPRKRNLFQQSLYEEEATATEIEDKDIVGSLDETVECWTDFSKSHYHPQSLYELNGLWMDSHDFNNYGAGKDLFSEASRGDEICDKLRFFVEECDHIQGVNFLVDDSGGFSPLAGDFLETMADDYTNVPVLLYSLRSPVSQKKTVINKLHDAVSFSRLSSFCKLFTPIGLPSLTGMKYLSLGDEKPYRSSAVYAAALHSSTLPFRMQHTSSDSSEVSNAMDVNTLVQLLTNRGRQNIVAILDSAMPLEKTLLTNLQTLTPEVTEDVEDNQSVESMCILGALGSEDQEATVSEVRNAVDASYDEQRPLFCNLSVSRVPLPVPLPFPSIFGNLVGRKGEILSSPASDLMCRGSLDVHSVPVATRWRSSSAVLPFLESRMVNLEKLGIQWGAVGSDVVRAWGFGREELQEMRENLAKMVSELSPHQFSESEDSD comes from the exons ATGAGAGAAATAGTGACGATTCAAGTCGGAGAGTTCGCGAACTTCGTCGGTTCTCATTTCTGGAACTTCCAG GATGAGTTGCTTGGGTTGGCTAGTGACCCAGAAAGCGATCCAATTTTCCGGAACAATAATCTCGACATGGACGTTCTCTACC GCTCCGGTGAGACCCAGCAG GGGGTTTCTACATACACTCCTCGTCTGCTTTCAATCAACTTCAAAG GGTCACTAGGCTCCATGAGCTCACACGGTACCCTCTACAACCAAGCTTCTTCATCAAGATCAGATTCTTCCCAAACCTG GTTTGGAGATGTTGATACTCAGAGATCTGAACCTCGAAAGAGAAACTTGTTTCAACAAAGTTTATACGAGGAAGAAGCTACAGCAACAGAGATTGAAGACAAAGACATTGTTGGATCCTTGGATGAAACCGTTGAATGCTGGACAGACTTCTCCAAATCCCACTACCACCCTCAAAGTCTCTACGAGCTAAACGGCTTATGGATGGACTCTCACGACTTCAACAACTACGGAGCCGGCAAAGACCTTTTCTCCGAGGCCTCACGCGGAGATGAGATATGCGACAAACTCCGCTTCTTCGTGGAAGAGTGTGATCACATCCAGGGCGTCAACTTCCTCGTGGACGACTCAGGAGGCTTCTCTCCTCTCGCAGGTGACTTCCTGGAGACGATGGCTGATGACTACACCAACGTTCCTGTCCTGCTTTACTCCCTGAGGAGTCCAGTGTCTCAGAAGAAGACGGTTATAAACAAGCTTCACGACGCTGTATCGTTCTCAAGACTCTCCTCCTTTTGTAAACTCTTCACTCCGATTGGTTTACCTTCCTTGACCGGGATGAAGTATCTTAGCCTCGGAGATGAGAAGCCTTATCGAAGCAGCGCGGTGTACGCAGCTGCTCTGCATTCAAGCACACTCCCTTTCAGAATGCAGCACACAAGCTCAGATTCAAGTGAAGTGTCTAACGCTATGGACGTTAATACACTTGTGCAGCTTTTAACTAACCGTGGTAGACAGAACATAGTGGCGATTCTTGATTCCGCAATGCCGTTAGAGAAGACTCTTCTAACAAATCTGCAGACTCTAACCCCTGAAGTGACTGAAGATGTTGAAGACAATCAATCAGTTGAGTCGATGTGTATACTTGGAGCTCTTGGATCAGAAGATCAAGAAGCAACGGTTTCAGAAGTGAGGAATGCTGTTGATGCATCTTATGATGAACAGAGACCGTTGTTTTGCAATCTATCTGTCTCGCGTGTTCCTCTCCCTGTGCCTCTACCGTTTCCTTCTATCTTTGGGAACCTTGTTGGGAGGAAAGGCGAGATCCTGAGCAGTCCGGCATCGGATTTGATGTGCAGAGGGTCGTTGGATGTGCACTCTGTGCCAGTAGCAACGAGATGGAGATCTTCGAGCGCGGTTTTGCCGTTCTTGGAGAGTAGGATGGTGAATTTGGAGAAGCTTGGGATACAATGGGGAGCTGTGGGGTCAGATGTGGTGAGGGCGTGGGGGTTTGGGAGAGAGGAGTTGCAGGAGATGAGGGAGAATCTGGCAAAAATGGTGTCTGAGCTGAGTCCTCATCAGTTTTCAGAATCTGAAGATTCAGATTAG